CCCTTCGTCCATCTGCGCTCCTCTCTTCCACCCGACCTTCTCGAGGGAACGGTCGGGTTTTCGGAGTCCGTCCGGCTTGCACAGAAAGCCTTTCAGTCCCCGGAGCTCATCATCGATCTTCGCCAGAAACGCATTCGGGCGGGAGAGAAAGTGATTCCATTGCCGCCCACTCAATTGGCATTTCTGGCATGGTTTGCCCGGCGGGTTCTTTCAGGCCTTCCGCCGATTGCCTGTCCAAAAGGAGGCGTCGGGAACGAAGAGTACGCGCGAGAATATCTTCGGGTTTACCAGGAAATCGTGGGAGAGATGGGTGGGGCCGACAGAACCCGCAACAACCTCGTGAATGGAATGGAACAGGAGTTTTTCGAACAAACGGCGTCAAAATTACACGAAAAGTTGGCGAGAGTGATGGGAAAGGGAGGATCCCGTCCCTATCGTATCGAAGGCACCGGAACCCGACACAAGACCTACGCACTCACCCTGTCATCCGGACAGATACGATTTGGAAGGGTTTTATCCGAAGGTGAGGAGCGATAGAGGAATCCGGAAGGACCGTCCTGTGTCTTCGTCAGTCTCCGGTGGACCCGATCCCCATGGCTCCTCCACCATCCATGATGCGCGTAAGGTTCTCGCATGAAAAGGATGAATATGGTGCCCCCGGGGTGACTCGAACACCCGGCACATGGTTTAGGAAACCACTGCTCTGTCCGCCTGAGCTACGGGGGCAAGAAAAAGGGAGGGCCGATCACCGGGAGACAAACATGTCTCCCGAGGGGAGTCAAAAAAACCGTTAACCGATATTTGGTCCGTACCAGGTGCCGTTACAGTCGAGGCAAACGTAATCGCCGTCGACACTCATCATCGGATCTCCGCAAAATGGACAATCCGGGCCATCTCTCTTGGGAATGATGAGAGGCAGTTCGATCTCGTCCAGAGGATCGACTTCTTCATCGTCGGCCATATTCTGAAATCCTCTCTCATACATATTGACGTCTCGTCCATAAAGGTGAAATCTTAACACAGGGCGTCCCCCGTGACAAAACCTGTTCAGGGGCGGGCGAGAAGCGGAGAGTGATTGTTTTCGGCCTGGATTTCGGGATGGACCTGGCGGTAATACTGGACAATCCCCCGGTAGAGAGCCCGGGCGACCAGCTTCCGATACGTCCGGCTGGCCATGATACGGGCATCTTCGGGATTGCTCAGGAAGTTGATCTCGGTCAGGGCAGCCGGCATCGATGTTCCCATGATCACATAAAAAGGCGCCTGCCGGATTCCAAGGTTCCGGACACCCTCATATTGTCCTTCCAGATTCCGGGAAAAAGACCGGTCGAGATCCCCGGCAAATTCGAGAGAGCGTTTTTTCTTGTGGTTGACACGAAGAGTCAGGAGGATGGCACCGAGATCGCCATGCGACACCCCGAGAACGGTGTTTTCCCGCATCGCCACTTCTTTGGATCTCTTGTCCGACGAACGGAGATTCAGGAGAAAAGTCTCTATCCCCCGGACAGCCCGGTTGGGATCGGAATTCGCGTGAATGGACAGAAACAAGTCCCCCTTCCAGCGGTTCGCCATGTCCGTCCGCTCCTTCAGGGGAATAAAAACATCCTGGTCCCGGGTCATCAGGACTTTAAACCGTCGGTCCCCTTCAAGCCTCTTTCGTAGATCGAGAGCAATGTCGAGAACAAGGTCTTTTTCGCACACGCCATTGACCCCGAGAGTCCCGCAGTCCTTTCCTCCGTGACCGGGGTCTATCACGACGCGAAATCGCGGAGACCGGATGGCAAGAGGGGCAGAAGGGGAAAAAGCGGCCGGAAGAGCGCGGGCCACGTTTGACTCGCTGACCTTCTTTCCCGGAATCACGATCACTTTCTGTCCCGGTCGGGGCGGAACGGCATTCGCTTTTTTGGGAGGGGAGGTCTTCCCGGAGGACGACCGGGCCGAAAACGGAAAGTCCGCCACGATCCGGTCCGGATGGTGAAGCGTAAAGAAATGGGGAGTCGACTCCGAAATCGGCCCGATGATGGTCAGACGTGTTTCCTGATTTCCGGGAGCATAGTGGATGTTGATTTCCTTGAAATGGGCTTTCAGGGCACCGGAGTGGGCAAAGACCCGCTTGTGAATCGAGGGGGAAGGCATCAGACCGGGAAACGTAAGAGAACCGCGGGGACCGGGGGTATAGACCGGGGGATCTTTGGGCAGCCTGTCCAGAACCGCCACGATCCGGATCCGGTTCGCATGCAGCCCGACACGGATGTTCTTGATAAAGCCTATCTGATTCTGGGCAAAGACCGGGGACGGTGCCCCGAAACCGCCGGACAGAAGAAGAAATGCCACGATCGCGATCCAGAATCTTGTCTTCACCAGCCTTATCCTCTCCGATTCCTGACTCTTTTCCCGTAAATAAAGGATTGTTGACATAAGATCCGAATGACTGACGCCAATCTAGAACATTTTACAAAAAAGAACAAGAGTTTTTTTCAGCCAGGAAAAAGATTTCCCGTTTAAAGTCTCCGGATCCGGGATGACCCGGCGTCAAAATCGTCCCGGATATCCCTGAAAATGCAAGAACAGACGCCCCCGATAAGATTTCTTGATTGCTTCGATGTTCCAAACTTGATACTCTTCCACAGGAAAGAGTGATATCGGGAAACCGGCTTGAAACAGAGAGTAAGGACCGACAGTCATGAATCTCCATCCGTCTGTTTTTAAGATTCGTCGGATTTATGAAGACACACCGGATGAGAAGGGTGTGGTCCGCATCCTGGTCGATCGCCTCTGGCCGCGTGGTCTTTCAAAAGAAGCCGCCAGACTTGATCTTTGGGCAAAGGAATGGGCTCCGAGCGAGAATCTGCGACATTTCTTCCACGCGCACCCGGACCGTTACAGAGAATTCGTTTCTCTCTATGAAAAAGAGCTCGAACCCCGAAAACAGGAGATTCTGGAGACACTGGCTTCCTTTCAGAAAAACACATTTCTTCTTCTTTATGCATCCACCGACTCCCGGGAGAACAACGCAGTGGTTCTCCGGGATCTCCTGACCCGCTGGCAGCGGCAGGAAAAAATCCAACACGGCGTTTCCTGATGCGGCCCGGCCACGATAGAAACCATTGAATAAAGGACCTTTCCTGCATTCGCCTCACAGCACCCATCTTCGCTTATCCGGAAAACGGTCTCGAACCCGCTTTTCTTATTTTTCTTTTCTGGCCCTTCTCCTGATGGCAGCCTTCTCTCCCGGAATACTGGGGGCGACCGGGCTGATTCCCGCACTGGAAATGCCCGATGTTCCCGTCATCAAAAACAATGCTCCCCCTCCCGCTCCCTTGCCAAACGTCGGAGACATTTCCGTGAACCTGTCGCTGGCCGAGGGCCAGAAAGATCTTTCCAGCGGGAAAGACAAGGAAGCTCTCCAGGTTTTTAACGGCATTCTCCTGGAGACTCCGCGGGATAAAGTCCCCCTCTCTGTCTTTCTCGGAATTTCGAGAGCCTACCGACACCTCAAGGCTCCGAACCGGGCGATTGTCACCCTTCTTCCACTCATCAAATCGCAGACGCTTGCCCAGGCGGATCCCGAAGCAAAACGGGAGTACATGTACGAACTCGGGGTAGCGGACGGTCTGATCCACAACAAGACAGGGATCGAACACTATCTCGTGCCCGTTTTTCCCCAGCTCGAAAAACCCAGGGAAATCCTATCGG
The sequence above is drawn from the Leptospirillum ferriphilum ML-04 genome and encodes:
- a CDS encoding DUF488 domain-containing protein, encoding MNLHPSVFKIRRIYEDTPDEKGVVRILVDRLWPRGLSKEAARLDLWAKEWAPSENLRHFFHAHPDRYREFVSLYEKELEPRKQEILETLASFQKNTFLLLYASTDSRENNAVVLRDLLTRWQRQEKIQHGVS
- a CDS encoding N-acetylmuramoyl-L-alanine amidase family protein, with protein sequence MKTRFWIAIVAFLLLSGGFGAPSPVFAQNQIGFIKNIRVGLHANRIRIVAVLDRLPKDPPVYTPGPRGSLTFPGLMPSPSIHKRVFAHSGALKAHFKEINIHYAPGNQETRLTIIGPISESTPHFFTLHHPDRIVADFPFSARSSSGKTSPPKKANAVPPRPGQKVIVIPGKKVSESNVARALPAAFSPSAPLAIRSPRFRVVIDPGHGGKDCGTLGVNGVCEKDLVLDIALDLRKRLEGDRRFKVLMTRDQDVFIPLKERTDMANRWKGDLFLSIHANSDPNRAVRGIETFLLNLRSSDKRSKEVAMRENTVLGVSHGDLGAILLTLRVNHKKKRSLEFAGDLDRSFSRNLEGQYEGVRNLGIRQAPFYVIMGTSMPAALTEINFLSNPEDARIMASRTYRKLVARALYRGIVQYYRQVHPEIQAENNHSPLLARP